A genomic region of Raphanus sativus cultivar WK10039 chromosome 6, ASM80110v3, whole genome shotgun sequence contains the following coding sequences:
- the LOC108811473 gene encoding LOW QUALITY PROTEIN: basic leucine zipper 9-like (The sequence of the model RefSeq protein was modified relative to this genomic sequence to represent the inferred CDS: deleted 2 bases in 1 codon) → MSITTYTSPPLFSHQIIFYLCVHIEKERKMDGHTGKDIGMKRSASELALQELLTKFLSRQESILDTSPLDPSFDLMNWDYTCGEIRDSRLKSESLNPAGLFLDAQSSICENLSADSPVSANKPEAKRAARGTVSVYTDDHSDEEDAETEAGQSEMTNDPNDVKRIRRMYSNRISARRSRQRKQEQLADLESQVDSLKGVNSTLYKQLIDATQQFRTAGTNNRVLKSDVETLRVKVKLAEDLIARGSLTSSLNQLLQTHLSPPPHSINSLHYTGNNTSPAITVHSDHSLFPGITISGQNSSPGLGNVSSEAVSCVSDIWP, encoded by the exons ATGTCTATCACAACTTACACCTCCCCTCCTCTCTTTTCCCACCAAATTATCTTCTACTTGTGTGTTCacatagaaaaa gaaagaaaaatggaTGGTCACACTGGTAAAGACATTGGTATGAAGAGAAGTGCTTCCGAGTTGGCTCTACAAGAGTTGCTAACTAAGTTTTTGTCCAGACAAGAATCTATTCTTGACACAAGCCCTCTAGACCCTTCTTTTGATCTCATGAACTGG GATTACACATGTGGTGAGATCAGAGATAGTCGTTTGAAGTCTGAGAGCTTGAATCCAGCTGGACTATTTCTTGATGCACAGTCTTCCATTTGCG AGAATCTGTCAGCTGATAGTCCAGTGTCAGCCAATAAACCTGAGGCTAAAAGAGCGGCTCGCGGAACCGTGAGTGTATATACTGATGATCACTCTGATGAAGAAGATGCGGAGACAGAAGCTGGCCAGTCTGAAATGACTAATGATCCCAATGATGTGAAACGTATTAGAAG GATGTACTCAAACAGGATATCAGCAAGGCGTTCAAGGCAAAGGAAGCAAGAACAGCTGGCAGATCTTGAATCTCAG GTTGACTCATTGAAAGGAGTGAACTCAACACTCTACAAGCAACTTATAGACGCAACACAACAGTTTCGTACTGCTGGAACAAATAACAGAGTTCTCAAATCAGATGTTGAAACCTTGAGAGTCAAG GTGAAACTAGCTGAAGATTTGATAGCTAGAGGTTCCCTCACTAGCAGCTTGAATCAGCTTCTACAAACTCATCTAAGTCCACCACCACATTCCATCAACAGTCTGCACTACACAGGAAATAATACCTCACCGGCCATTACAGTCCACAGTGACCATTCTCTGTTCCCTGGAATCACCATCTCTGGACAGAACTCAAGCCCTGGACTTGGTAATGTATCCAGCGAAGCTGTTAGCTGCGTCTCAGATATCTGGCCATAA